One window of Triplophysa rosa linkage group LG10, Trosa_1v2, whole genome shotgun sequence genomic DNA carries:
- the ralgapa1 gene encoding ral GTPase-activating protein subunit alpha-1 isoform X1, with product MFSKKPHGDVRKSTQKVLDPKKDVLTRLKHLRIVIENAEPLELKHLFEQNYSHIYYVFFENFVTIEVNLKQKGHKSQREELDSILFIFEKILQLLPERIQGRWQFHSIGLILKKLLHTGNSLKIRREGVRLFLLWMQALQHNTLKEQLWIFACLIPGFPAPQSELGPRTLDNLISPPLNLQESQVTPEEISPLVPPQSGDKSQEDLTGYLLEALLKYMVNQAKSLEWKCKENHEKGFAFLFGNFKKYYLPHIFPNFSKETSLYNPILDVPPMRPKPYYVVLKRDPETNEALYCTKENFLNARVIFIRWLVSFWLEPRPNTGTHIPGMEGENVPKNIQRAAAGLAAREDVGQRQDSLDAGGGGEPEQSHSNTSTLTEREPSTSSLCSIDEEHLTDIEVVRRVLCSSRTNVNFITEIFRQAFLLPMCEAAAMRKVVRVYQEWISQQDKPVFMREPEEDQYSSQLDSTHEQGADREKEDMTVSVHNRNSNWCRSRSSDTEMLEHNVHAGVQATLQAFITNSSNVFLLEAANEMKTLLEEHVDMCKRVLNIYRSLVMHETMNQKSWEQILLVLLRVTEYVMKRPPSIMPHGKKSNTLSGRLAGAIFQTLIVAWIKGNLNVYISRELWDDLLSVLSSLTCWEELVTEWSLTMETLTKVLARNLYNLDLNELPLDKLSEQKQKKHKGKGGIHEGQKIVVDRSFSKGWSRDLPGQEAAMRQRSATTAGSPGVEKARSIVRQKTVALRSCSTGDSLLSSTFIRSAKSAPVLIHPVHPLLPDSVLTPLADELSDLEEPPMAQRGPRTRHCSQSEETPSSEVFSASGDLEQPPLPRSSSASDIMEPFITERVKGALPVSDSPSHSTHFTTSAQTESPHFTPTPQPPPDSQASLELGESIYDHLCQMPGQEPPFIPDWSCPAVAPVSQIEGDGEEDVFSAFREFCSKENDLEVFGEKSETGANGRQVQFGGSGDWALEWDREMEQSEKSLYECLEQCDWDLSITQKGVSQEEPHIVPSMHPAEGSKVTQLHRQNATERVSESELSSQPSQVTQRTKLSHSDPKKRHSGGVHVSFRPSTESVLFHNPLDPKEAHWKTRLRRLGHFHSVGGSGAAPKVKEGVGEGVVCCEVTERDKSSTSGARRGRLGRPTLRPRGSRSRSQESGCSPSRQQQAALLGGVYKSMVHALSKPKAQAVSPQRHGKGPATEAHLKDLYAHVMGYFGRKTSANKDELTPKMRPMSNDAGNSNPNVSDLMDEFIQERLRARGNSSMTRRGSSPGSLEIPKDLPELLNRQNATRPADDPGVPSEWTSPASASGSDLISSDSQSDSFNAFQYVNKFENFSFPPETCTLGSVDQDSLGGAGQTAEEQELSSLTTLHIDSETSSLSQHGISADTVTITGSESASPMHSLGGSRSQTPSPATLTAEHVQHKDLQLDEKMHHSVLQTPDDLETSEFPTEDGSVMSGGTLTGWHADVATVMWRRMLGILGDVNSIKDPEIHAQVFDYLCELWQNLAKIRDNLGISLDNQSSPPPPDLIPPLRILTPWLFKATMLGERYKQGKLHAYKLICKIMKRRQDVSPNSDFLMHFYNIMHCGLLHQDQDIVNTIIKHCSPRFFSIGLPGATMLILDFIVAASRVTACSSLNAPRVEAQILLGSLVCIPNLYKELPALHPTTAEIIMTKFTDVKEHIIKHILNSARDEPSAPARSVALCSLGVWLCEELVHGTQHPQIKEALNVICVTLKFSNKTVALAASDILHLLINYVDDLQKFPPNTPKKIVEVLIATITYLLPATESSPHELDKRLVVSLLLCLLDWVMALPPKTLLQPVDGASDKETNDKSVLSCIYKVLHGCVYGAQSFSNPSYFPIHLSDLSSPDYDPFLPLENLKEPEPLHSPDSERSSKLQPVTEVRSRIQQGLISIAARTVISHLVNHLGHYPMSGGPATLTSQVCENQDNPYSESADLTPELFDAPNLQFFVLNGTTLLSYLQIRAEGGLPGGGMSAGLTTTNACVRVIVRDISGKHSWDSAVLYGPPQCISPSQPLHLYTSSTPAGESREHAKDQGSLESGSQEEPENGAFHENEENLERDEEEENENEDREEMELEEEDEEAALELMAPQAKRRCREVVPSWDSLQDGEEVLDEMLQYLEYSSPECLQRTGTPLNIPAPPPNCVSEKQENDVINAILKQCAEERDFTLHCGNGLNMRAAVQQEPSPQRPQSAFYYCKLLLNILGMNSWEKRNSFHLLKKNEKLLRELKNLDSRQCRETHKIAVFYVAEGQEDKHSILSNTAGSQAYEDFVSGLGWEVNLTSHCGFMGGLQRNKSTGLTMPYFATSTVEVMFHVSTRMPPDSDDSLTKKLRHLGNDEVHIVWSEHSRDYRRGIIPTEFGDVLIIIYPMKNHMYSIQIIKKPEVPFFGPLFDGAIVDGKILPTVVRATAINASRALKSLIPLYQNFYEERARYLETIVQHHSEATTFEDYAARVFCPAPFHYLPSEAERNAVIFLLLPKPPVENIGLIKVKGKGLKRKVFHASCEWLMHRESTGRKSGNAGRRERFSLTNVASC from the exons AAAATGCCGAGCCTCTGGAACTCAAGCACCTTTTCGAGCAGAATTACTCGCACATCTACTACGTGTTTTTCGAAAACTTCGTCACCATCGAGGTCAACCTGAAACAGAAAG GTCACAAATCACAACGAGAGGAGCTTGATTCGATTCTGTTTATATTCGAG AAAATCTTACAGCTGTTACCCGAGCGAATACAAGGAAGATGGCAGTTCCACAGCATAG GTCTCATTTTAAAGAAACTGCTACACACTGGAAACTCCCTAAAG ATCCGCAGGGAAGGTGTGCGTCTGTTCCTTCTATGGATGCAGGCTCTACAACACAACACCCTAAAAGAGCAGCTCTGGATCTTTGCCTGTCTGATCCCAGGATTCCCAGCACCGCAGTCCGAGCTAGGCCCTCGCACCCTGGATAATCTCATCAGCCCTCCTCTGAACCTTCAGGAGT CCCAAGTCACTCCAGAAGAGATAAGCCCCCTGGTGCCACCCCAGTCCGGAGATAAATCCCAGGAGGATCTAACCGGTTACTTACTGGAGGCTCTTCTTAAATACATGGTAAACCAG GCCAAAAGTCTGGAGTGGAAATGTAAGGAGAATCACGAAAAGGGGTTCGCCTTCCTTTTCGgcaattttaaaaagtattaccTTCCCCATATCTTCCCCAACTTCTCCAAGGAGACCAGTTTGTACAATCCTATTCTGG ATGTCCCACCAATGAGACCAAAGCCTTACTACGTAGTTTTAAAAAGAGACCCAGAGACCAATGAAGCCCTGTACTGCACTAAAGAGAACTTCCTCAATGCCAGAGTCATATTTATCCGCTGGCTGGTGTCCTTCTGGTTGGAACCCAGGCCAAACACAGGAACACACATCCCTGGCATGGAAGGAGAAAACGTGCCAAAGAATATACAG AGAGCGGCAGCAGGCCTAGCTGCCCGAGAAGATGTGGGACAGAGACAGGACTCTCTGGACGCGGGAGGGGGTGGCGAGCCGGAGCAGTCGCACTCCAACACCAGCACCCTGACCGAGAGAGAGCCCAGCACTTCCAGTCTCTGCAGCATAGATGAGGAGCACCTCACCGACATCGAAGTGGTCCGACGGGTCCTCTGTTCCTCCAGAACCAACGTCAACTTCATCACGGAGATCTTTCGACAG GCCTTTCTGCTGCCCATGTGTGAAGCCGCAGCCATGCGTAAGGTGGTACGGGTGTATCAGGAATGGATTTCTCAGCAGGATAAGCCTGTGTTTATGAGAGAGCCGGAAGAAGACCAATACTCAAGCCAGCTGGACTCCACCCATGAGCAAGGAGCTGACAGAGAGAAGGAG gaTATGACTGTGTCCGTTCACAACCGAAACTCTAATTGGTGCAGGAGTAGATCATCTGACACCGAGATGCTGGAGCACAACGTTCATGCTGGTGTTCAGGCTACACTACAG GCTTTCATCACCAATTCCTCTAATGTCTTCCTTCTCGAGGCTGCCAATGAGATGAAGACCCTTCTGGAGGAGCATGTTGACATGTGCAAGCGTGTGCTCAACATATACCGCAGTCTGGTCATGCATGAGACCATGAACCAAAAGAGCTG GGAACAGATCCTGTTGGTGTTGCTAAGGGTAACCGAATATGTGATGAAGAGGCCTCCATCCATCATGCCTCATGGCAAGAAGAGTAACACGTTATCGGGCCGATTGGCTGGGGCAATTTTTCAG ACTCTGATCGTGGCCTGGATCAAAGGGAATCTGAACGTGTACATCTCTCGAGAGCTGTGGGACGACCTGCTGTCTGTACTCTCCTCTCTCACATGCTGGGAAGAGCTGGTCACCGAGTGGTCCCTTACCATGGAAACACTTACAAAGGTACTCGCTCGCAATCTTTACAACCTGGACCTGAACGAGCTGCCCCTGGACAAACTTAGCGAGCAGAAACAGAAGAAACACAAAGGCAAAG GTGGCATCCATGAGGGGCAGAAAATTGTTGTGGATCGCTCTTTCTCTAAAGGCTGGAGTCGAGACCTGCCGGGCCAGGAGGCTGCGATGAGACAGCGCAGTGCTACCACAGCTGGATCTCCAGGCGTAGAGAAGGCCAGAAGCATAGTTAGACAGAAGACAGTGG CTCTGCGTAGTTGCTCTACGGGGGACAGTTTGTTGTCCTCAACCTTTATCCGCAGTGCTAAAAGCGCACCTGTCCTGATCCACCCCGTACACCCTCTCCTGCCTGATTCTGTGCTCACTCCCCTAGCTGATGAGCTGTCAG ACCTGGAGGAACCTCCCATGGCCCAGCGCGGGCCGCGGACTCGTCACTGCTCTCAGAGCGAGGAGACTCCGTCGTCAGAGGTGTTTTCAGCCTCCGGTGACCTGGAGCAGCCCCCCCTCCCCCGCAGCAGCAGCGCCTCTGACATCATGGAGCCCTTCATCACCGAGCGGGTCAAAGGTGCACTTCCTGTCTCTGACAGTCCCTCTCACTCCACCCACTTTACCACCTCGGCCCAAACCGAGTCCCCTCACTTTACCCCGACCCCACAACCACCCCCCGACAGCCAGGCATCCCTAGAATTGGGTGAGAGCATCTATGACCACCTCTGCCAGATGCCAGGGCAGGAACCCCCCTTTATTCCTGATTGGTCGTGTCCTGCTGTCGCTCCGGTCAGTCAGATCGAAGGTGACGGCGAGGAGGACGTCTTCAGTGCTTTCAGGGAGTTTTGTAGCAAAGAGAACGATTTAGAGGTGTTTGGGGAGAAATCGGAGACAGGTGCGAACGGCAGGCAAGTGCAGTTTGGAGGAAGTGGGGATTGGGCTCTGGAGTGGGATAGAGAGATGGAGCAGAGCGAGAAAAGTTTGTATGAGTGTTTAGAGCAGTGCGATTGGGATTTGAGCATTACCCAGAAAGGTGTCAGTCAGGAGGAGCCGCACATCGTCCCTAGTATGCATCCAGCAGAGGGCAGCAAAGTCACACAGTTACACCGGCAGAACGCTACGGAAAGAGTCAGTGAGAGTGAGCTTAGTTCACAGCCGTCCCAAGTAACACAGAGGACCAAACTCTCCCATTCGGACCCAAAAAAGCGTCACAGCGGTGGGGTGCACGTTAGCTTCCGCCCGTCCACAGAGTCTGTGCTCTTTCACAACCCCTTGGACCCCAAAGAGGCCCACTGGAAGACCCGGCTTCGCCGTCTCGGCCACTTCCATTCGGTTGGTGGAAGCGGGGCAGCGCCAAAGGTCAAAGAGGGGGTTGGGGAGGGAGTCGTCTGTTGCGAAGTGACGGAGCGGGATAAAAGCTCCACCAGCGGGGCAAGGCGCGGCAGGCTCGGTCGCCCGACTCTCCGCCCAAGAGGGTCCCGCTCTAGGTCTCAGGAGTCTGGTTGCAGCCCCTCACGGCAGCAGCAGGCGGCGCTGTTGGGTGGTGTGTATAAGTCTATGGTCCATGCCCTCTCCAAACCCAAGGCCCAGGCGGTGTCACCACAGCGGCACGGCAAAGGGCCCGCCACCGAGGCGCACCTGAAGGACCTGTATGCACACGTAATGGGCTATTTTGGAAGAAAAACATCAG CCAATAAAGATGAGCTGACACCCAAAATGAGGCCCATGTCCAACGACGCCGGCAACAGCAACCCGAACGTCAGTGATCTTATGGATGAGTTCATTCAGGAGAGGCTGAGAGCCCGGGGCAATTCT AGCATGACAAGACGTGGCAGTAGCCCGGGTAGTCTGGAGATCCCCAAAGATCTTCCAGAGCTCCTGAACCGCCAAAACGCCACACGACCTGCGGACGACCCCGGTGTGCCCTCTGAGTGGACTTCACCAGCTAGTGCCAGCGGAAGTGACCTCATAAGCTCCGATAGCCAATCAGATTCCTTTAACGCTTTTCAGTATGTCAACAAGTTTGAGA ATTTCAGCTTCCCTCCTGAGACGTGCACTTTGGGCTCTGTTGATCAGGATAGTTTGGGGGGAGCAGGACAGACGGCAGAGGAACAGGAGCTGTCCAGCCTTACGACACTCCACATCGATTCGGAGACGAGCAGCCTCAGTCAGCACGGCATATCGGCTGATACAGTCACTATTACCG GTTCAGAGAGCGCGTCTCCCATGCACTCGCTTGGAGGTTCCCGATCACAGACGCCATCCCCGGCCACGCTCACTGCCGAACACGTCCAACATAAAGACCTGCAGCTGGATGAGAAAATGCATCACTCTGTCCTGCAGACACCTGATGACCTCG AAACCAGCGAATTTCCGACGGAGGATGGCAGCGTGATGTCCGGAGGTACCTTGACCGGCTGGCACGCTGATGTCGCCACTGTGATGTGGAGGAGAATGCTAGGCATTCTGGGAGATGTCAACTCCATCAAGGACCCTGAAATCCATGCACAGGTCTTTGACTACCTCTGTGAACTCTGGCAGAACTTGGCCaag ATCAGAGACAATCTCGGGATCTCCCTTGACAACCAGTCGTCTCCACCTCCGCCCGATCTGATTCCACCTCTTCGCATTCTGACTCCATGGCTCTTCAAA GCCACTATGCTTGGCGAACGCTATAAACAGGGAAAACTCCACGCCTATAAGCTCATCTGCAAGATCATGAAGAGAAGACAGGACGTTTCCCCTAACTCAGacttcctcatgcacttctacAACATCATGCACTGTGGCCTGCTTCACCAAGACCag GACATCGTAAACACCATCATCAAGCACTGTTCTCCACGCTTCTTCTCTATTGGTCTTCCTGGAGCAACTATGCTCATCCTGGACTTCATCGTGGCAGCGAGCCGAGTGACCGCCTGCTCGTCCCTTAAC GCTCCTCGGGTGGAGGCTCAGATTTTGTTGGGGTCCCTCGTATGTATCCCTAACCTGTATAAGGAACTTCCCGCCCTGCACCCCACAACGGCTGAGATCATCATGACAAAATTCACAGATGTCAAG GAGCACATAATCAAACACATCTTGAACTCAGCCAGAGATGAGCCTTCTGCACCAGCAAG GAGTGTGGCTCTCTGTAGTTTGGGGGTTTGGCTTTGTGAAGAGCTGGTTCATGGCACGCAACACCCACAGATCAAAGAAGCACTTAATGTCATCTGTGTCACTCTCAag TTCTCGAATAAAACCGTTGCCCTGGCGGCCTCGGATATCCTTCACCTGCTTATAAACTACGTGGACGATCTGCAGAAGTTCCCGCCCAACACTCCAAAGAAAATTGTGGAG GTCCTTATTGCAACAATTACTTACCTTCTGCCGGCCACAGAGTCCTCCCCTCATGAGCTGGACAAAAGG CTGGTTGTTTCTCTGCTGCTGTGTTTGCTGGACTGGGTCATGGCTCTACCTCCAAAAACTCTCCTTCAGCCAGTTGATGGAGCCTCTGACAAAGAGACAAACGATAAGTCTGTTCTGAGTTGCATTTATAAG GTCCTCCATGGTTGCGTATACGGTGCTCAAAGCTTTAGTAACCCCAGTTACTTCCCCATTCACCTGTCAGACTTGAGTAGTCCAGACTATGACCCCTTCCTACCGCTGGAGAACTTGAAGGAACCGGAGCCTCTCCATTCGCCCGACTCTGAACGCTCCTCCAAACTGCAGCCCGTCACTGAAG TGAGGAGTCGTATTCAGCAAGGCCTGATCTCAATTGCGGCACGCACGGTCATATCCCACCTGGTCAACCACCTGGGCCACTATCCCATGAGCGGTGGTCCGGCCACTCTGACAAGCCAGGTGTGTGAGAACCAGGATAACCCATACAGCGAGAGCGCAGACCTGACGCCCGAACTCTTTGATGCACCCAACTTGCAGTTCTTTGTGCTTAATGGAACCACACTGCTGTCCTACCTTCAAATCCGGGCAGAGGGTGGTCTGCCCGGAGGCGGTATGTCGGCTGGCCTCACCACTACCAATGCCTGTGTACGAGTCATCGTGAGGGACATTTCCGGAAAACACTCCTGGGACTCAGCCGTACTGTATGGCCCACCTCAATGCATCAGTCCCAGTCAACCTTTGCACCTTTATACGTCCTCCACTCCAGCAGGGGAAAGTAGAGAACATGCCAAAGATCAGGGCAGTTTAGAGAGTGGCAGTCAAGAAGAGCCAGAGAATGGAGCGTTTCATGAGAATGAGGAGAACCTGGAGAGGGATGAAGAGGAAGAGAATGAGAATGAGGACAGGGAGGAGATGGAACttgaggaggaggatgaagagGCAGCACTGGAGCTGATGGCCCCACAGGCGAAACGGCGGTGCAGAGAAGTCGTCCCAAGCTGGGACTCCCTGCAGGATGGAGAAGAAGTCCTGGACGAGATGCTGCAGTACTTGGAATACTCTAGCCCAGAGTGCCTGCAGCGCACCGGCACACCGCTCAATATACCAGCCCCGCCACCCAACTGCGTGTCCGAGAAGCAGGAGAATGATGTCATCAATGCCATCTTGAAGCAGTGCGCTGAAGAGCGCGACTTTACACTGCATTGTGGGAACGGGCTGAACATGAGAGCAGCGGTGCAGCAAGAGCCAAGCCCTCAGAGACCCCAGTCGGCCTTCTACTACTGCAAACTGCTCCTCAACATACTGGGCATGAACTCCTGGGAAAAGAG GAACAGTTTTCACCTGCTGAAGAAGAACGAAAAACTACTGAGAGAGCTGAAGAATCTGGATTCCAGACAGTG TCGTGAAACGCACAAGATTGCAGTGTTTTACGTGGCAGAGGGGCAAGAAGACAAGCACTCCATATTGTCCAACACAGCTGGAAGTCAGGCGTATGAAGACTTTGTGTCAGGCCTGGGCTGGGAG gtcaaCCTTACTAGTCACTGTGGATTCATGGGCGGCCTTCAGCGTAACAAAAGTACGGGATTGACCATGCCGTACTTTGCCACCTCTACGGTAGAGGTGATGTTCCATGTGTCCACGCGCATGCCTCCAGATTCAGACGACTCGCTCACTAAAAAG TTACGGCATCTGGGCAACGATGAAGTGCACATCGTGTGGTCCGAGCACTCACGGGACTACCGGAGGGGCATCATTCCCACTGAATTTGGAGATGTGCTGATCATCATCTACCCCATGAAGAACCACATGTACAGCATCCAGATCATCAAGAAGCCTGAG